The following proteins are encoded in a genomic region of Cervus elaphus chromosome 15, mCerEla1.1, whole genome shotgun sequence:
- the LOC122708942 gene encoding collectin-46-like: MLLLPLSVLLLLTQPWRSLGAEMEIYSQKTMANACTLVVCSPPEGGLPGRDGQDGREGPQGEKGDQGSPGPAGRAGRPGPAGPIGPKGDNGSAGEPGPKGDPGPPGPPGMPGPAGREGPSGRQGSMGPPGTPGPKGETGPKGEVGAPGMQGSPGPTGLKGERGAPGETGASGRAGAAGPAGAIGPQGPSGARGPPGLKGDRGTPGERGAKGESGLTEVDAVRQQVAVLEGHLRRLQNAFSQYKKAVLFPSGLAVGEKIFKTAGAVKSYSDAQQVCREAKGQLASPRSAAENEAVTQLVRAQNKQAYLSMSDISTEGRFTYPTGESLVYSNWASGELNNSNDGQPENCVEIYPEGKWNEVPCSKKLLMICEF, from the exons ATGCTTCTCCTCCCGCTCTCTGTGCTGCTTCTGCTCACACAGCCCTGGAGATCCCTGGGAGCAGAAATGGAGATCTATTCCCAGAAAACAATGGCCAACGCCTGTACCCTGGTTGTGTGTAGCCCCCCAGAGGGTGGCTTGCCTGGTCGTGATGGACAAGATGGGAGAGAAGGTCcccagggagagaagggggatcAAG GTTCACCAGGACCTGCAGGACGAGCAGGGAGGCCAGGACCAGCTGGTCCCATTGGGCCGAAAGGGGACAATGGCTCTGCTGGAGAACCCGGACCAAAGGGAGACCCTGGACCACCTG GGCCTCCAGGCATGCCTGGTCCAGCTGGGAGAGAGGGCCCCTCAGGGAGGCAGGGGAGCATGGGACCTCCAGGCACACCAGGCCCCAAAGGAGAGACTGGGCCCAAAG GAGAAGTGGGTGCCCCAGGCATGCAGGGCTCCCCAGGCCCCACAGGTCTCAAAGGAGAGAGAGGTGCCCCCGGGGAGACTGGAGCCTCTGGACGTGCTGGGGCGGCAG GGCCTGCTGGAGCCATAGGTCCACAGGGGCCTTCAGGTGCCAGGGGCCCCCCAGGACTGAAGGGAGACAGAGGTACTCCTGGAGAAAGAGGAGCAAAGGGTGAGAGTGGGCTTACAG AGGTCGATGCTGTCAGGCAGCAGGTGGCAGTCTTAGAGGGACACCTGCGACGCCTCCAAAATGCCTTCTCTCAGTATAAGAAAG CGGTGCTCTTCCCATCTGGCCTGGCTGTCGGGGAGAAGATCTTCAAGACAGCAGGTGCTGTAAAATCATATTCAGATGCCCAGCAAGTCTGCAGAGAGGCTAAGGGACAGCTGGCCTCCCCACGCTCTGCAGCCGAGAACGAGGCCGTGACACAGCTAGTCAGAGCCCAGAACAAGCAAGCTTACCTCAGCATGAGTGACATCTCCACGGAGGGCAGGTTCACCTACCCCACAGGGGAGTCACTGGTCTATTCCAACTGGGCCAGTGGGgagctgaacaacagcaatgacggACAACCAGAGAACTGTGTGGAGATCTATCCTGAGGGCAAGTGGAATGAAGTACCCTGCAGTAAGAAACTCCTCATGATCTGCGAGTTTtga